A stretch of the Streptomyces sp. NBC_01428 genome encodes the following:
- a CDS encoding ROK family protein produces the protein MRHVIALDVGGTGMKAALVGVDPEPAAGRPDAPPPQAPEHPVLLHQARRATGRERGPEAVVDDILDFAAELRAHGEKHFGQSALAAGVAVPGIVDAEHGIAVYAANLGWRDVPLRRLLGERLGGVPVALGHDVRTGGLAEGRIGAGQGADRFLFVPLGTGIAGAIGINGSVEEGAHGFAGEIGHIVVRPGGTACPCGQYGCLERFASAAAVSQAWAEVSGDPDADAADCAKAVESGDPRARAVWQDAVDALADGLVTALTLLDPRTLIIGGGLAEAGETLFTPLRAAVERRVTFQKLPSIVPAALGDTAGCLGAGLLARDLLNTTSTTPRR, from the coding sequence GTGAGACATGTCATCGCCCTCGATGTGGGCGGCACCGGGATGAAGGCGGCCCTCGTCGGGGTCGACCCCGAACCCGCCGCCGGCCGCCCCGACGCGCCGCCGCCGCAGGCCCCCGAGCACCCCGTGCTGCTGCACCAGGCCCGCCGGGCCACCGGCCGCGAGCGCGGGCCCGAGGCCGTCGTCGACGACATCCTCGACTTCGCCGCCGAGCTGCGCGCCCACGGCGAGAAGCACTTCGGCCAGAGCGCCCTGGCGGCCGGCGTCGCCGTGCCCGGCATCGTCGACGCCGAACACGGCATCGCCGTCTACGCCGCCAACCTCGGCTGGCGCGACGTCCCGCTGCGCCGGCTGCTCGGCGAACGGCTCGGCGGCGTCCCCGTGGCCCTCGGGCACGACGTGCGCACCGGCGGTCTCGCGGAGGGCCGGATCGGCGCCGGCCAGGGGGCGGACCGCTTCCTGTTCGTGCCGCTGGGCACCGGCATAGCGGGGGCCATCGGCATCAACGGCAGCGTCGAGGAGGGCGCGCACGGTTTCGCCGGGGAGATCGGCCACATCGTCGTACGGCCCGGCGGGACCGCGTGTCCCTGCGGGCAGTACGGCTGTCTGGAACGGTTCGCCTCGGCGGCGGCCGTCAGCCAGGCCTGGGCCGAGGTGTCCGGCGACCCGGACGCGGACGCGGCGGACTGCGCCAAGGCCGTCGAGTCGGGCGACCCGCGGGCGCGGGCCGTGTGGCAGGACGCCGTCGACGCGCTCGCCGACGGGCTGGTCACCGCGCTCACCCTCCTGGACCCGCGCACCCTGATCATCGGTGGCGGGCTCGCGGAGGCCGGGGAAACCTTGTTCACACCGCTGCGGGCCGCGGTCGAGCGCCGCGTCACCTTCCAGAAACTGCCGTCCATCGTCCCCGCCGCCCTCGGGGACACGGCTGGCTGCCTCGGTGCCGGGCTCCTCGCCCGGGACCTCCTGAACACCACGTCAACGACTCCCCGGAGGTAA
- a CDS encoding glucosyl-3-phosphoglycerate synthase: protein MLNEVDRWLSTRSWSLTDRPLHKIMAAKRTSGSTVSVVLPALNEEETVGEIVSIIRHDLMQQVPLVDEIVVVDSGSTDRTSAVAAAAGARVVHRDDILPSLPAVPGKGEVLWRSLLVTSGDIVCFIDADLKEFSSDFVLGIVGPLLTDPGVDLVKAMYDRPLGGAAGQGGRVTELMARPLLNMHWPQLAGFVQPLGGEYAARRSLLEQLPFPVGYGVELGMLVDALHLVGLDALAQVDVGVRKHRHQDGQALGRMAAAIYRTAQLRLARGHLIRPAITQFERTRDGFEPRTYSVDTEERPPMSEIAEYQQRKAA from the coding sequence GTGCTGAATGAAGTCGACCGCTGGCTGAGCACACGCTCCTGGTCCCTGACCGACCGCCCGCTCCACAAGATCATGGCCGCGAAACGCACCTCCGGGTCGACGGTCAGCGTGGTGCTGCCCGCGCTCAACGAGGAGGAGACCGTCGGCGAGATCGTCTCGATCATCCGCCACGACCTGATGCAGCAGGTGCCCCTCGTCGACGAGATCGTCGTCGTCGACTCGGGCTCCACGGACCGCACGTCCGCGGTCGCCGCCGCCGCGGGCGCCAGAGTGGTGCACCGCGACGACATCCTGCCCAGCCTGCCGGCCGTGCCCGGCAAGGGCGAGGTGCTGTGGCGGTCGCTGCTCGTGACGAGCGGCGACATCGTCTGTTTCATCGACGCGGACCTCAAGGAGTTCTCGTCCGACTTCGTCCTCGGGATCGTGGGCCCCCTGCTCACGGACCCGGGCGTCGATCTCGTCAAGGCGATGTACGACCGTCCGCTGGGCGGCGCCGCCGGGCAGGGCGGCCGGGTCACCGAGCTGATGGCCCGCCCCCTGCTGAACATGCACTGGCCGCAGCTCGCGGGCTTCGTGCAGCCGCTCGGCGGGGAGTACGCGGCCCGGCGCTCGCTGCTCGAACAGCTGCCGTTCCCGGTCGGGTACGGCGTGGAGCTGGGCATGCTCGTCGACGCGCTGCACCTGGTGGGCCTGGACGCCCTCGCCCAGGTCGACGTGGGGGTGCGCAAGCACCGCCACCAGGACGGCCAGGCCCTGGGCCGCATGGCCGCCGCGATCTACCGCACCGCCCAGTTGCGGCTGGCCCGCGGCCACCTGATCCGCCCCGCGATCACCCAGTTCGAGCGCACCCGGGACGGTTTCGAGCCGCGCACGTACTCGGTGGACACGGAGGAAAGGCCCCCCATGTCCGAAATCGCCGAGTACCAGCAGCGCAAAGCCGCGTGA
- a CDS encoding DUF3263 domain-containing protein — MEELPAREQRVLALERRGFAGPGAKERAIREQLGLAPVRYYQLLNALLDDPRALAHDPVTVNRLRRVREARRSER; from the coding sequence ATGGAAGAGCTGCCGGCGCGGGAACAGCGCGTCCTCGCCCTGGAGCGCCGTGGCTTCGCGGGCCCCGGCGCCAAGGAGCGCGCGATACGGGAACAGCTGGGTCTGGCCCCGGTCCGCTACTACCAGCTGCTCAACGCCCTGCTGGACGACCCGAGGGCCCTCGCGCACGACCCGGTGACGGTGAACCGGCTGCGCCGGGTGCGGGAGGCCCGCCGCTCGGAGCGCTGA
- a CDS encoding MoaD/ThiS family protein, giving the protein MSVNVRIPTILRTYTGGAAEVTAEGATLAEVIADLEKNHTGISARVLDDQGKLRRFVNVYVNDDDVRFEQGLETAIPDGGGVSIIPAVAGG; this is encoded by the coding sequence ATGAGCGTCAACGTCCGCATCCCCACCATCCTGCGCACCTACACGGGGGGCGCCGCCGAGGTGACGGCCGAGGGTGCGACCCTCGCCGAGGTCATCGCCGACCTGGAGAAGAACCACACGGGTATCAGCGCGCGCGTCCTGGACGACCAGGGCAAGCTGCGCCGCTTCGTCAACGTGTACGTGAACGACGACGACGTGCGCTTCGAGCAGGGCCTGGAGACGGCGATCCCGGACGGTGGGGGCGTGTCGATCATTCCGGCCGTCGCCGGAGGCTGA
- the otsB gene encoding trehalose-phosphatase: MGSHPESKDPLPAPVTPAGRDGLEAILSRPTRTVVALDFDGTLAPIVADPDRARAHPDAVPALAALAPKVASVAVITGRPPGVAVRHGGFAGVPGLEHLVVLGHYGAERWDAVSGDVTAPAPHPGVAAVRAELPGFLDKIGAWQGTWIEEKGRALAVHTRRAEDPQAAFEALREPLADLATRHGLIVEPGRMVLELRPPGMDKGVALLDYIRETGAEAVLYAGDDLGDLPAFAAVDKLRSDGVPGLLVCSGTPEVGELAERADLVVDGPAGVVRLLAALAARLA, translated from the coding sequence ATGGGCAGCCACCCCGAATCCAAGGACCCCTTGCCGGCCCCGGTGACCCCCGCCGGGCGCGACGGTCTGGAAGCGATCCTCTCCCGCCCCACCCGGACGGTCGTCGCACTCGACTTCGACGGGACCCTCGCCCCCATCGTCGCCGACCCCGACCGGGCCCGCGCACATCCGGACGCGGTCCCCGCCCTCGCGGCACTGGCCCCGAAGGTCGCCTCCGTCGCCGTGATCACCGGCCGTCCGCCCGGCGTCGCCGTCCGGCACGGCGGCTTCGCGGGCGTCCCCGGACTGGAGCACCTCGTCGTCCTCGGCCACTACGGCGCCGAACGCTGGGACGCCGTCAGCGGCGACGTCACCGCCCCCGCCCCGCACCCCGGCGTCGCCGCCGTCCGCGCCGAACTGCCGGGCTTCCTGGACAAGATCGGCGCCTGGCAGGGCACCTGGATCGAGGAGAAGGGCCGCGCGCTCGCCGTGCACACGCGCCGCGCCGAGGACCCGCAGGCCGCCTTCGAAGCGCTCCGTGAACCGCTCGCCGACCTCGCCACCCGGCACGGACTGATCGTCGAACCCGGCCGGATGGTCCTGGAGCTGCGCCCGCCCGGCATGGACAAGGGGGTCGCCCTCCTCGACTACATCCGCGAGACCGGCGCCGAGGCCGTCCTGTACGCCGGTGACGACCTGGGCGACCTGCCCGCGTTCGCCGCCGTGGACAAGCTCCGCTCCGACGGCGTCCCCGGGCTCCTGGTGTGCAGCGGCACCCCCGAGGTCGGTGAACTCGCCGAGCGCGCCGACCTGGTGGTCGACGGGCCGGCCGGAGTCGTCCGGCTGCTCGCCGCGCTCGCCGCGCGACTGGCCTGA
- the thrC gene encoding threonine synthase has translation MAAQTVASTTNSAEAVDLGPAAALSCRECGHRVPLGPVFACEECFGPLEIAYDFSAYETEELRKRIEAGPANIWRYAPLLPVPADVADKPNINPGWTKLVQADNLARELGVETGKLFVKDDSGNPTHSFKDRVVAQAIEAARVFGFTTLSCSSTGNLAGAVGAAAARAGFRSCVFIPHDLEQGKVVMAAVYGGELVGIQGNYDDVNRFCSELIGDPAGEGWGFVNVNLRPYYAEGSKTLAYEICEQLGWKLPDQLVVPIASGSQLTKIDKGLQELIKLGLVEDRPYKIFGAQAEGCSPVSVAYKAGHDVVRPQKPDTIAKSLAIGNPADGPYVLDIARRTGGAVEDVNDAQIVDAIKLLARTEGIFAETAGGVTVGVTRKLIESGLLDPSLTTVVLNTGDGLKTLDAVASDTGLTATIRPNLDSFREAGLAS, from the coding sequence ATGGCTGCGCAGACAGTTGCAAGCACCACGAACTCCGCAGAAGCGGTCGATCTCGGCCCGGCCGCGGCGCTTTCCTGCCGCGAGTGCGGACACCGCGTCCCCCTCGGTCCGGTCTTCGCCTGCGAGGAGTGTTTCGGCCCGCTGGAGATCGCGTACGACTTCTCGGCCTACGAAACCGAAGAACTCCGCAAGCGCATCGAAGCGGGACCCGCGAACATCTGGCGCTACGCGCCGCTGCTGCCCGTCCCCGCGGACGTGGCGGACAAGCCGAACATCAACCCGGGCTGGACCAAGCTCGTGCAGGCCGACAACCTGGCCCGCGAGCTCGGCGTCGAGACCGGCAAGCTGTTCGTCAAGGACGACTCCGGCAACCCGACGCACTCCTTCAAGGACCGCGTCGTCGCCCAGGCCATCGAAGCGGCCCGCGTCTTCGGCTTCACCACCCTCTCCTGCTCCTCCACGGGCAACCTCGCCGGCGCCGTCGGCGCGGCGGCGGCCCGCGCCGGCTTCCGCTCCTGCGTGTTCATCCCGCACGACCTGGAGCAGGGCAAGGTCGTCATGGCCGCGGTCTACGGCGGCGAGCTGGTCGGCATCCAGGGCAACTACGACGACGTGAACCGCTTCTGCTCCGAGCTGATCGGCGACCCGGCCGGCGAGGGCTGGGGCTTCGTCAACGTCAACCTCCGCCCGTACTACGCCGAGGGCTCCAAGACGCTGGCGTACGAGATCTGCGAGCAGCTCGGCTGGAAGCTGCCGGACCAGCTCGTCGTGCCGATCGCCTCCGGCTCCCAGCTCACGAAGATCGACAAGGGCCTCCAGGAGCTGATCAAGCTCGGACTCGTCGAGGACAGGCCCTACAAGATCTTCGGCGCCCAGGCCGAGGGCTGCTCGCCGGTCTCCGTCGCCTACAAGGCCGGCCACGACGTGGTCCGTCCGCAGAAGCCGGACACCATCGCCAAGTCGCTCGCCATCGGCAACCCCGCCGACGGGCCCTACGTGCTCGACATCGCGCGGCGCACCGGCGGTGCCGTGGAGGACGTGAACGACGCGCAGATCGTCGACGCGATCAAGCTGCTCGCGCGCACCGAGGGCATCTTCGCGGAGACCGCGGGCGGGGTGACCGTCGGCGTCACCCGCAAGCTGATCGAGAGCGGTCTGCTCGACCCGTCCCTGACCACCGTCGTCCTCAACACCGGCGACGGCCTGAAGACTCTGGACGCGGTGGCCTCGGACACCGGGCTGACCGCGACCATCCGCCCGAACCTCGACTCCTTCCGAGAGGCTGGCCTCGCATCATGA
- the groL gene encoding chaperonin GroEL (60 kDa chaperone family; promotes refolding of misfolded polypeptides especially under stressful conditions; forms two stacked rings of heptamers to form a barrel-shaped 14mer; ends can be capped by GroES; misfolded proteins enter the barrel where they are refolded when GroES binds) has protein sequence MAKIIAFDEEARRGLERGMNQLADAVKVTLGPKGRNVVLEKKWGAPTITNDGVSIAKEIELEDPYEKIGAELVKEVAKKTDDVAGDGTTTATVLAQALVREGLRNVAAGANPMALKRGIEKAVEAVSGALLEQAKDVETKEQIASTASISAADTQIGELIAEAMDKVGKEGVITVEESQTFGLELELTEGMRFDKGYISAYFATDMERMEAVLDDPYILIANSKIANVKDLLPLLEKVMQGGKPLLIIAEDVEGEALSTLVVNKIRGTFKSVAVKAPGFGDRRKAMLGDIAILTGGEVISEEVGLKLENAGLDLLGRARKVVITKDETTIVDGSGSADQVAGRVNQIRAEIENSDSDYDREKLQERLAKLAGGVAVIKAGAATEVELKERKHRIEDAVRNAKAAVEEGIVAGGGVALLQASSVFEKLELTGDEATGANAVKLALEAPLKQIAVNGGLEGGVIVEKVRNLPVGHGLNAATGEYVDMIAEGIIDPAKVTRSALQNAASIAALFLTTEAVIADKPEKAGAAPAGGGMPGGDMDF, from the coding sequence ATGGCCAAGATCATCGCGTTCGACGAGGAGGCACGGCGCGGTCTCGAGCGCGGGATGAACCAGCTCGCCGACGCCGTCAAGGTCACCCTCGGCCCCAAGGGCCGTAACGTCGTCCTCGAGAAGAAGTGGGGCGCGCCCACGATCACCAACGATGGTGTTTCCATCGCCAAGGAGATCGAGCTCGAGGACCCGTACGAGAAGATCGGCGCCGAGCTGGTCAAGGAAGTCGCCAAGAAGACGGACGACGTCGCCGGTGACGGTACGACCACCGCGACCGTCCTGGCCCAGGCACTCGTCCGCGAGGGCCTGCGCAACGTCGCCGCCGGCGCCAACCCGATGGCCCTCAAGCGCGGTATCGAGAAGGCCGTCGAGGCCGTCTCCGGTGCCCTGCTCGAGCAGGCCAAGGATGTCGAGACCAAGGAGCAGATCGCTTCCACGGCCTCCATCTCCGCCGCCGACACCCAGATCGGCGAGCTCATCGCCGAGGCGATGGACAAGGTCGGCAAGGAAGGCGTCATCACCGTCGAGGAGTCCCAGACCTTCGGTCTGGAGCTGGAGCTCACCGAGGGTATGCGCTTCGACAAGGGCTACATCTCGGCGTACTTCGCCACCGACATGGAGCGTATGGAGGCCGTCCTCGACGACCCGTACATCCTGATCGCGAACTCCAAGATCGCGAACGTCAAGGACCTGCTCCCGCTCCTCGAGAAGGTCATGCAGGGCGGCAAGCCGCTGCTGATCATCGCCGAGGACGTCGAGGGCGAGGCCCTGTCGACCCTGGTCGTCAACAAGATCCGTGGCACCTTCAAGTCCGTCGCCGTCAAGGCTCCGGGCTTCGGTGACCGCCGCAAGGCCATGCTCGGCGACATCGCCATCCTCACGGGCGGCGAGGTCATCTCCGAGGAGGTCGGCCTCAAGCTGGAGAACGCGGGTCTGGACCTGCTGGGCCGTGCCCGCAAGGTCGTCATCACCAAGGACGAGACCACGATCGTCGACGGCTCCGGCTCTGCCGACCAGGTCGCCGGCCGGGTCAACCAGATCCGTGCCGAGATCGAGAACTCGGACTCGGACTACGACCGCGAGAAGCTCCAGGAGCGTCTGGCGAAGCTGGCCGGCGGCGTGGCCGTCATCAAGGCCGGTGCCGCCACCGAGGTCGAGCTCAAGGAGCGCAAGCACCGCATCGAGGACGCCGTTCGCAACGCGAAGGCGGCCGTCGAGGAGGGCATCGTCGCCGGTGGTGGCGTGGCTCTGCTCCAGGCTTCCTCGGTCTTCGAGAAGCTCGAGCTCACCGGTGACGAGGCGACCGGCGCCAACGCCGTGAAGCTCGCGCTGGAGGCCCCGCTCAAGCAGATCGCCGTCAACGGTGGTCTCGAGGGTGGCGTCATCGTCGAGAAGGTGCGCAACCTTCCCGTCGGCCACGGCCTGAACGCCGCGACCGGTGAGTACGTCGACATGATCGCCGAAGGCATCATCGACCCGGCGAAGGTCACGCGCTCTGCCCTGCAGAACGCCGCCTCCATCGCCGCGCTGTTCCTCACCACCGAGGCCGTCATCGCCGACAAGCCGGAGAAGGCGGGCGCTGCCCCGGCCGGCGGCGG
- a CDS encoding cold-shock protein, which translates to MAQGTVKWFNAEKGYGFIAVDGGADVFVHYSAIQMDGYRTLEEGQRVEFEISQGQKGPQADMVKLAV; encoded by the coding sequence ATGGCTCAGGGCACCGTCAAGTGGTTCAACGCGGAGAAGGGGTACGGCTTCATCGCGGTCGACGGTGGTGCGGACGTCTTCGTGCACTACAGCGCGATTCAGATGGACGGCTACCGCACCCTCGAAGAGGGTCAGCGAGTGGAGTTCGAGATCTCGCAGGGCCAGAAGGGTCCGCAGGCGGACATGGTCAAACTCGCCGTCTGA
- a CDS encoding ABC transporter substrate-binding protein, translating to MTGMTAAVSVLGMAATLAGCGGSEESSDVTLRLVAADYGDSKANTSRTYWDGLAKAYESAHPGTRVEVSVYPWTDVDRKVKEMVAAGHAPDMAQIGAYADYAAKGQLYRADDLVSIPVQANFVSQLADAGQIDQTQYGLPFASSTRLLFFNKTLFSEAGITPPTTWSELAADARALKAKGVKFPYALPLGPEEAQAETMQWLLSGGGTGYTDDVGTYSIDSVQNVHTFSWIKEELVAKGLTGPVAPAKLNRAAAFSAFTRGDVGMLVGHPTLMQQAASKGVKFGMVPMPGIDGRAKATMGVADWMMAFKKNGNAEQVGDFLDFVYQDKNVLAFSHKYDLLPVTASASEAMAVDKDDKDLEPFLAQLPSSQLYPVGKTSWAGVSADVKSSIAKAVSPGGDPAEVLGSLQTSATMADSRAG from the coding sequence ATGACGGGAATGACGGCGGCGGTCTCGGTCCTGGGCATGGCGGCGACCCTCGCGGGGTGCGGCGGCTCGGAGGAATCCTCGGACGTGACGCTCAGACTCGTGGCCGCGGACTACGGCGACTCGAAGGCCAACACCTCGCGCACGTACTGGGACGGTCTCGCGAAGGCCTACGAGTCCGCGCACCCGGGGACCAGGGTCGAGGTCAGCGTCTACCCCTGGACCGACGTCGACCGCAAGGTCAAGGAGATGGTCGCGGCGGGCCACGCGCCCGACATGGCGCAGATCGGCGCGTACGCCGACTACGCGGCGAAAGGCCAGCTCTACCGGGCCGACGACCTGGTCTCCATACCCGTGCAGGCCAACTTCGTCTCCCAGCTCGCCGACGCCGGGCAGATCGACCAGACGCAGTACGGGCTGCCGTTCGCCTCGTCCACGCGGCTCCTCTTCTTCAACAAGACGCTGTTCTCCGAGGCCGGCATCACCCCGCCCACGACCTGGAGCGAGCTCGCGGCCGACGCGAGGGCGCTCAAGGCGAAGGGCGTGAAGTTCCCCTACGCGCTGCCGCTCGGTCCCGAGGAGGCCCAGGCGGAGACGATGCAGTGGCTGCTGAGCGGCGGCGGCACCGGCTACACGGACGACGTCGGCACGTACTCCATAGATTCCGTGCAGAACGTCCACACGTTCTCCTGGATCAAGGAGGAACTGGTCGCCAAGGGCCTCACCGGACCCGTCGCACCTGCCAAGCTGAACCGTGCGGCCGCCTTCTCGGCGTTCACCCGCGGTGACGTCGGCATGCTCGTCGGACACCCCACCCTGATGCAGCAGGCCGCGAGCAAGGGCGTGAAGTTCGGCATGGTGCCGATGCCCGGCATCGACGGCAGGGCGAAGGCGACCATGGGCGTCGCCGACTGGATGATGGCCTTCAAGAAGAACGGCAACGCCGAGCAGGTCGGCGACTTCCTCGACTTCGTCTACCAGGACAAGAACGTCCTGGCCTTCTCCCACAAGTACGACCTGCTGCCCGTCACCGCGTCCGCGTCCGAGGCCATGGCCGTGGACAAGGACGACAAGGACCTGGAGCCCTTCCTCGCCCAGCTCCCCTCCTCCCAGCTCTACCCGGTCGGCAAGACCTCCTGGGCCGGGGTCAGCGCCGACGTGAAGAGCAGCATCGCCAAGGCCGTCAGCCCGGGCGGCGACCCGGCCGAGGTGCTCGGCTCGCTCCAGACCAGCGCGACCATGGCGGACAGCAGGGCGGGCTAG
- a CDS encoding alpha,alpha-trehalose-phosphate synthase (UDP-forming) has translation MASTHGAHGILVASNRGPITYQTQDDGSLQAKRGGGGLVSGLSAIGPDADALWVCAALGDGDREAVRRGVGEDGVRMLDIDAEVHADAYNGIANSVLWFVHHMLYQTPLEPVFDAEFRRQWDAYRAYNQAFAEALAEEAAEGASVLVQDYHLCLVPGLLRALRPDLRIGHFSHTPWAPVDYFRMLPDDIRAELLDGMLGADRLAFLTWRWATAFLDCAAEIDPERYRVPPASEASRSVEHLDGAAPARTLVGVHGLGADAEFLRARSHEADVEERIVALREEIGEGRRTIVRVDRTELSKNIVRGMLAYRQLLDDHPEWRERVVHVAFAYPSRQDLAIYRDYTAEVQRVADEINSSYGTPGWTPVVLHVKDDFARSLAAYRLADVALVNPIRDGMNLVAKEVPVVSDEGCVLVLSREAGAYEELGEDAVSVNPYDIIGTARALHEALTMQPGERAERTKRLTAAATALPPAQWFLDQLHALEA, from the coding sequence ATGGCTTCCACGCACGGTGCCCACGGCATCCTCGTCGCGTCCAACCGCGGCCCGATCACCTACCAGACCCAGGACGACGGCTCGCTGCAGGCCAAGCGGGGCGGCGGCGGGCTCGTCTCCGGGCTGTCGGCGATCGGGCCGGACGCGGACGCCCTGTGGGTGTGCGCGGCCCTCGGCGACGGCGACCGGGAGGCCGTGCGCCGGGGGGTCGGGGAGGACGGCGTGCGGATGCTGGACATCGACGCCGAGGTGCACGCCGACGCGTACAACGGCATCGCCAACTCCGTGCTGTGGTTCGTCCACCACATGCTGTACCAGACCCCGCTGGAGCCGGTCTTCGACGCGGAGTTCCGGCGCCAGTGGGACGCGTACCGCGCCTACAACCAGGCCTTCGCCGAGGCGCTGGCCGAGGAGGCCGCCGAGGGCGCCTCGGTGCTGGTCCAGGACTACCACCTGTGCCTGGTGCCGGGGCTGCTCCGCGCGCTCCGGCCCGACCTGCGCATCGGCCACTTCTCCCACACGCCGTGGGCGCCCGTGGACTACTTCCGGATGCTGCCCGACGACATCCGCGCGGAGCTGCTGGACGGCATGCTCGGCGCGGACCGGCTGGCGTTCCTGACCTGGCGCTGGGCGACGGCCTTCCTGGACTGCGCGGCGGAGATCGACCCGGAGCGCTACCGCGTGCCGCCCGCCTCGGAGGCGTCGCGGTCGGTCGAGCACCTCGACGGCGCCGCGCCCGCCCGGACCCTCGTCGGCGTGCACGGGCTCGGCGCGGACGCCGAGTTCCTGCGCGCCCGCTCGCACGAGGCCGACGTCGAGGAGCGGATCGTCGCGCTGCGCGAGGAGATCGGCGAGGGGCGCCGGACGATCGTGCGCGTCGACCGGACCGAGCTGTCGAAGAACATCGTGCGCGGCATGCTGGCCTACCGGCAGCTCCTCGACGACCACCCGGAGTGGCGCGAGCGCGTCGTCCACGTGGCGTTCGCCTACCCCTCGCGGCAGGACCTCGCGATCTACCGGGACTACACGGCCGAGGTGCAGCGCGTCGCCGACGAGATCAACTCCAGCTACGGGACGCCCGGTTGGACCCCGGTCGTGCTGCACGTCAAGGACGACTTCGCCCGCTCGCTCGCCGCGTACCGGCTGGCGGACGTGGCCCTGGTGAACCCCATCAGGGACGGCATGAACCTCGTCGCCAAGGAGGTCCCGGTCGTCTCGGACGAGGGCTGCGTCCTGGTCCTGTCGCGGGAGGCGGGGGCGTACGAGGAGCTGGGCGAGGACGCCGTCTCGGTGAACCCGTACGACATCATCGGCACCGCGCGGGCCCTGCACGAGGCGCTGACCATGCAGCCGGGCGAACGCGCCGAGCGGACCAAGCGGCTGACCGCCGCGGCCACCGCGCTGCCGCCGGCCCAGTGGTTCCTGGACCAGCTGCACGCGCTGGAGGCCTGA